The following coding sequences lie in one Bacteroides helcogenes P 36-108 genomic window:
- a CDS encoding family 43 glycosylhydrolase: MKKLLVLSVLCSLVACSSSTLAKEDNKEEQTKNVYRNPVINYSLPDPSIIKGEDGYFYLYATEDIRNLPIHRSKNLVDWEYVSTAFTERTRPNFEEKGGLWAPDINKIGDKYVLYYSMSVWGGEWTCGIGCATADKPEGPFTDHGKMFRSNEIDVQNSIDPFYMEDGGKKYLFWGSFRGIYGIELSDDGLSLKEGATPQQVAGTAYEGTYIHKKGGYYYFFASIGSCCEGLNSTYTTVVGRSESLFGPYVDKNGGRMLDNKHEVLIHKNNAFVGTGHNSEIVEDNAGNDWFFYHAVSTKNPEGRVLMMDKIDWKDGWPSVEGASPSTESEKPVF, from the coding sequence ATGAAAAAGTTATTAGTCCTATCAGTATTGTGCTCTTTGGTAGCTTGTTCCTCATCGACATTAGCCAAAGAAGACAATAAGGAAGAACAAACGAAGAATGTATACCGGAATCCGGTTATTAATTACAGTCTGCCCGATCCTTCCATTATTAAGGGAGAGGATGGATATTTTTATCTGTATGCCACCGAGGATATCCGTAATCTGCCGATTCATCGTTCCAAGAATCTGGTGGATTGGGAATATGTGAGTACGGCCTTTACCGAACGTACCCGTCCCAACTTTGAAGAAAAAGGTGGTTTGTGGGCGCCGGATATCAACAAGATAGGGGATAAATATGTGCTCTATTACTCTATGTCCGTATGGGGAGGCGAATGGACTTGCGGTATCGGCTGTGCTACTGCCGACAAGCCCGAAGGACCTTTTACCGATCATGGAAAGATGTTCCGTAGCAATGAAATCGATGTGCAGAACTCTATTGATCCTTTCTATATGGAAGACGGAGGGAAGAAATACCTTTTTTGGGGCAGTTTCCGGGGTATTTATGGCATTGAACTATCGGATGACGGACTCTCACTCAAAGAAGGCGCTACGCCTCAGCAAGTGGCAGGAACAGCATACGAAGGCACTTATATCCATAAGAAAGGCGGCTATTACTATTTCTTTGCTTCCATAGGTAGCTGTTGTGAGGGCTTGAACAGTACTTATACTACAGTCGTAGGCCGTTCTGAGAGTCTTTTCGGACCATACGTTGACAAGAATGGCGGACGTATGCTCGACAATAAACACGAAGTCCTGATCCATAAGAATAATGCTTTTGTAGGCACTGGTCATAATTCTGAGATTGTGGAGGACAATGCCGGCAACGATTGGTTCTTTTACCATGCCGTGAGCACAAAGAATCCCGAAGGGCGTGTATTGATGATGGACAAGATTGACTGGAAGGACGGCTGGCCCTCAGTAGAGGGAGCTTCTCCTTCCACAGAGTCCGAAAAACCTGTATTCTAA